From a single Shewanella donghaensis genomic region:
- a CDS encoding DUF3083 family protein → MSISRQKKVYLPTATRKNQYITVGFTLTDELLGSYSDLNNCYEEFSKLVFKVADKHELFNVHIVASDKLPMVRFHSEAYCLSTEEQLRFFYNPAHHEANRLHTLPGYRAKKLKVVFLATGTELRTHSAEFHAKTQAFLAEIKPLLPVQDVPVKIRDHQHISYDFFAKSKGLKETYGYKLRAVDNRYKRRECNLPETVSALNYVTVSLPMGRRIKKQLMSENTTQFGDKYQSVADSFINAAHANKLTRIAMVANGKVPLVRNSKYEQLNSTEEFQMVGFDPNEEAPAPICHWDDNKLAEAIRFVIVASKANETDEGYGRFMNQVQDAIRQFTSHFDIDKEHIDVIVRFHQHLSYKA, encoded by the coding sequence ATGTCCATAAGTCGTCAAAAGAAAGTTTATTTACCGACCGCTACACGTAAAAACCAATACATCACTGTTGGCTTTACGCTTACAGATGAATTACTCGGCTCATACAGTGACCTAAACAACTGTTATGAAGAGTTTAGTAAACTGGTCTTTAAAGTTGCTGATAAGCATGAACTGTTCAACGTTCATATTGTCGCTAGCGACAAGTTACCTATGGTTCGTTTCCACAGTGAAGCTTATTGTTTATCAACTGAAGAGCAATTACGTTTTTTCTATAACCCTGCGCATCATGAAGCTAACCGTTTACATACGCTTCCAGGTTATAGAGCTAAAAAGCTTAAAGTTGTTTTCCTTGCGACAGGGACAGAACTTCGCACCCATTCAGCTGAGTTCCATGCAAAAACTCAAGCTTTCTTAGCTGAAATAAAACCTTTGCTTCCAGTTCAAGATGTACCAGTTAAAATACGTGACCATCAACATATCTCTTATGATTTTTTTGCAAAATCAAAAGGACTCAAAGAAACCTATGGTTATAAACTACGTGCTGTAGATAATCGTTACAAGCGCCGTGAATGTAACTTACCTGAAACGGTAAGTGCACTGAACTACGTTACGGTCAGCCTTCCTATGGGTCGTCGTATTAAAAAGCAATTAATGTCTGAAAATACGACCCAGTTTGGCGACAAGTACCAAAGCGTTGCTGATAGTTTTATTAACGCGGCTCATGCTAATAAATTGACTCGTATTGCTATGGTCGCCAACGGTAAAGTACCGTTAGTCCGTAACAGTAAGTACGAACAACTTAACAGTACTGAAGAGTTTCAAATGGTAGGTTTTGACCCTAACGAAGAAGCGCCAGCGCCTATTTGCCATTGGGATGACAACAAACTCGCTGAAGCGATTCGATTTGTGATTGTGGCTTCTAAAGCTAACGAAACTGATGAAGGCTACGGCCGCTTTATGAATCAAGTACAAGATGCGATTCGTCAATTTACATCTCATTTTGATATTGATAAAGAACATATCGATGTGATTGTTCGCTTCCATCAACATCTGAGTTATAAAGCTTAA
- a CDS encoding ABC transporter ATP-binding protein yields MSTNFANNSSAINVTNLNKTVVTQEGELTILNGINMDVKQGDSIAILGPSGSGKSTLLGLLAALDTPTSGEIYLDGQALSGLNEEQKAALRKQKVSFIFQSFMLVDTLTALENVMLPAELAGVSNAKEKAQNMLDRVGLSHRLTHLPKQLSGGEQQRVAIARAFICEPKVLFADEPTGNLDSVNGDKIADMLFALNQESDTTLVLVTHDLELAKRCKRQFVMESGHLSEPATESNDNLSSINSGSHSENESDITSKNVTEEVS; encoded by the coding sequence ATGTCTACTAATTTTGCAAATAATTCCAGTGCCATTAATGTTACTAACCTCAATAAAACAGTGGTGACCCAAGAGGGAGAGCTTACTATCCTCAATGGCATTAATATGGATGTCAAGCAGGGGGACAGTATTGCGATTCTCGGACCATCTGGATCTGGCAAGTCTACATTACTCGGTTTACTTGCAGCGCTTGATACGCCGACATCTGGTGAAATCTACCTTGATGGACAAGCTTTATCAGGTCTCAATGAAGAACAAAAAGCGGCGCTACGAAAACAAAAGGTCAGCTTCATCTTCCAATCTTTCATGCTGGTGGACACCCTTACAGCACTCGAGAATGTCATGCTCCCAGCTGAACTTGCTGGTGTGAGCAATGCCAAAGAAAAAGCGCAAAATATGCTTGATAGAGTGGGGCTTTCGCACCGATTAACTCACCTTCCAAAGCAACTTTCTGGTGGTGAACAACAGCGTGTTGCTATCGCGAGAGCGTTTATCTGTGAGCCAAAAGTGCTGTTTGCCGACGAGCCTACGGGTAACTTAGACAGCGTAAATGGCGATAAAATTGCCGACATGTTGTTTGCTTTAAACCAAGAAAGTGACACCACATTGGTGTTGGTCACCCATGACTTAGAACTAGCAAAACGCTGCAAGCGCCAATTTGTCATGGAAAGTGGCCACTTGTCAGAACCTGCTACCGAATCGAATGATAATTTATCTTCTATTAATTCTGGCTCTCACTCTGAAAATGAGTCTGATATCACCTCGAAAAACGTAACAGAGGAGGTCAGTTAA
- the sohB gene encoding protease SohB, translated as MEFLSEYGMFLAKAVTIVAAILAVVIVVLASSIKHKSDKGELKLTDVTDELKELEKELKQELLSKKQLKAYEKKLKAEDKAAEKEDTPKSKVFVIDFNGSIDASEVASLREEITAVLTVADENDQVLVNVESGGGMVHGYGLASSQLDRLKQANIPLTICIDKVAASGGYMMACVANKIYAAPFAIVGSIGVVAQLPNFSRLLKKHDIDYEQHTAGNFKRTLTVFGENTDEGREKFQEELEETHVLFKEFVSKYRPDMDIEKVATGEHWYGQQAIELGLVDAISTSDDVVLKLAKEHQVIKIKYQMKKKLADKIAHGASLSIDSVINRLMERESAVK; from the coding sequence TTGGAGTTTTTATCTGAGTACGGCATGTTTTTAGCTAAAGCCGTCACTATAGTTGCCGCAATTCTTGCTGTTGTTATTGTTGTTCTAGCAAGCAGTATTAAGCATAAATCTGATAAAGGTGAGTTGAAGCTTACTGATGTGACTGATGAGCTTAAGGAACTTGAAAAAGAACTAAAGCAAGAACTGTTGTCTAAAAAGCAGTTAAAGGCTTATGAGAAAAAACTTAAAGCCGAAGATAAAGCGGCTGAAAAAGAAGACACGCCAAAATCAAAAGTCTTTGTTATTGATTTTAATGGCAGTATCGATGCAAGTGAAGTAGCCTCTTTAAGAGAAGAAATTACTGCTGTATTAACCGTTGCTGATGAAAACGATCAAGTGTTAGTCAATGTTGAAAGTGGCGGTGGTATGGTTCATGGTTACGGTTTGGCATCTAGCCAGCTTGACCGTTTGAAGCAAGCTAATATTCCTCTGACCATTTGTATCGATAAAGTCGCTGCCAGCGGCGGCTATATGATGGCCTGTGTAGCAAATAAAATTTACGCTGCTCCTTTTGCCATTGTTGGCTCAATTGGCGTAGTGGCTCAACTACCTAACTTCAGCCGCTTACTGAAAAAACACGACATTGATTATGAGCAACATACAGCAGGTAACTTCAAACGTACATTGACTGTATTTGGTGAAAATACCGATGAAGGGCGTGAGAAGTTTCAAGAAGAGCTTGAAGAAACTCATGTGTTGTTTAAAGAGTTTGTCAGTAAGTACCGCCCTGATATGGACATAGAAAAAGTCGCTACTGGCGAGCATTGGTATGGGCAACAAGCCATTGAATTAGGCTTGGTTGATGCAATTTCTACCAGTGATGATGTGGTATTAAAACTTGCAAAAGAACACCAGGTGATAAAGATTAAATATCAAATGAAAAAGAAGTTGGCAGATAAAATTGCCCATGGCGCTTCTTTATCAATTGATAGTGTTATAAATCGTTTGATGGAACGCGAAAGCGCTGTGAAATAA
- a CDS encoding parallel beta-helix domain-containing protein, with product MFNKKMPWLVPTLVATAVTISLAGCGSDDDDSPVTETPPVVQPPVEVGPTFPEGAIMVEAGDNLTISIQEALINAQSNDVIVLPKGSFKIESTLLFDGDVDGDGSFAKNITIMGYGQDETILDFSEANSGDGIFVQNAMNIIIQDLSVNEAKNNGIKLKNTNGIILRRLATVWEGELDEGNGAYGLYPVECENILIEDTYVRGSADAGIYVGQSQYIVVRRNIAKENVAGIEIENSKYADVYDNEAMGNTGGILVFDLPINNHRYGSSVRIFNNKVYDNNTLNFANASSNPAGVHIVPPGTGVIVLSTDDVEIFNNEITNHDTVGLTISSFFIAEPDIGTFVGNYGQPGQAIEDGWRPTPRNISIHDNVISDYGTKPKGYLIKDIITAYVLTHGALPGILYDGLGEMFSNNGTAAYLGLQELPFAADGSDNVCAQNNGDVSIGRLYANNNTDASIADVLYEKTQTDLLNCAQVSLPVHTVTFGDEIFGCGVDDDTAGCDGGSLIGGGGTIGEGEGGLAGDGDLALCEASGTNVSWDALLKANCPNLSDYNLFADMANPTTGANSGGLAYDLNTPLFTDHASKYRFVYLPDGTTAQYSENESFDFPVGSVISKTFSLPSNTNNRGFENEDLIETRLLIHRDTGWTALPYVWKADKSDAVLAKAGAIQGKTVTHKGNELAFDYVVPSMNQCKQCHQFKADDDSNAVFMPIGPKARHLNKSYEYADGAMNQLTKWEALGILQGVPELDTVPMVPQYQDGDEANIDSMSDTELMAAAKGYLDINCAHCHRPEGNASNTGLKLEYWRSYAEDAGFSHGTCKSPVAYGGGSLGFDVVPGNPEESILHFRMETNEPGDRMPEIGRSLSHDEGVALINEWIKRLPAATCS from the coding sequence ATGTTCAACAAGAAAATGCCTTGGTTAGTGCCTACGCTCGTAGCCACAGCCGTTACCATAAGTTTAGCAGGCTGTGGTTCAGATGATGACGATTCACCAGTAACAGAAACACCACCCGTTGTTCAGCCTCCTGTTGAAGTTGGCCCTACCTTTCCTGAAGGTGCGATAATGGTCGAAGCAGGTGACAATCTCACCATTAGTATCCAAGAAGCGCTTATCAATGCACAAAGTAATGATGTTATTGTGCTACCTAAAGGAAGCTTTAAAATAGAGTCGACGCTCTTGTTTGATGGTGATGTTGATGGTGATGGTAGTTTTGCTAAAAATATTACCATTATGGGTTACGGCCAAGACGAAACCATTCTAGATTTTTCAGAAGCCAACTCCGGTGACGGTATTTTTGTTCAAAATGCCATGAACATTATTATTCAAGACTTATCAGTCAACGAAGCCAAAAACAACGGTATTAAACTCAAAAATACCAATGGTATTATCCTCAGAAGACTTGCAACGGTTTGGGAAGGTGAGCTTGACGAAGGAAATGGCGCATACGGCTTATATCCTGTTGAGTGTGAAAATATCCTCATTGAAGATACTTACGTACGAGGCAGCGCAGATGCGGGTATATATGTTGGTCAGTCGCAATACATCGTTGTTCGTCGCAACATTGCTAAAGAAAACGTTGCCGGTATCGAAATTGAAAACTCGAAATATGCTGACGTTTACGATAACGAAGCTATGGGTAATACCGGTGGTATTTTAGTATTCGACTTACCGATTAATAACCATAGATATGGTTCAAGCGTACGTATTTTTAATAACAAAGTTTACGATAATAATACCTTAAATTTTGCTAACGCTTCATCAAACCCAGCTGGAGTACATATTGTACCGCCAGGAACTGGGGTCATCGTTTTATCCACTGACGATGTTGAAATTTTTAATAATGAAATTACCAATCACGACACCGTTGGCCTAACGATTTCGAGCTTCTTTATTGCTGAACCCGATATTGGTACTTTTGTCGGAAATTATGGTCAACCAGGCCAAGCCATTGAAGATGGCTGGCGTCCAACACCACGCAATATATCCATTCATGATAATGTCATCAGCGATTATGGCACTAAGCCAAAAGGCTACTTAATTAAAGACATTATCACCGCCTATGTGTTAACCCATGGTGCACTTCCGGGGATTTTATATGACGGTTTAGGGGAAATGTTCTCTAACAATGGCACCGCTGCATACTTAGGCTTACAAGAGTTACCATTTGCCGCTGACGGTAGTGATAACGTTTGTGCTCAAAACAATGGTGATGTCAGTATTGGACGTTTATATGCCAATAATAATACCGATGCCAGCATTGCAGATGTGTTGTATGAAAAAACACAAACAGACTTACTGAATTGTGCGCAAGTTAGCTTGCCGGTTCATACCGTTACTTTTGGTGATGAAATATTTGGCTGTGGTGTCGATGATGATACCGCAGGGTGTGATGGCGGCAGCTTAATCGGCGGCGGCGGCACTATTGGTGAAGGTGAAGGCGGATTAGCCGGCGATGGTGACTTAGCATTATGTGAAGCCAGTGGCACCAATGTCAGCTGGGATGCACTATTAAAAGCTAACTGCCCTAATCTGTCTGATTATAATTTATTTGCTGATATGGCTAATCCAACTACTGGCGCCAATTCAGGCGGTCTAGCTTATGATCTCAATACACCGTTATTTACCGATCATGCCAGTAAGTACCGTTTTGTTTACCTTCCTGATGGCACTACAGCACAATACAGTGAGAATGAATCATTTGATTTCCCTGTGGGCTCAGTGATCAGCAAAACCTTCTCATTACCTTCAAATACCAATAATCGAGGGTTTGAAAACGAAGATTTAATTGAAACACGATTACTGATCCATCGTGACACTGGTTGGACTGCACTGCCTTATGTTTGGAAAGCGGATAAGTCTGATGCTGTCCTTGCAAAAGCAGGCGCGATTCAAGGTAAAACAGTGACCCATAAAGGCAATGAGTTAGCATTCGATTACGTTGTTCCTAGCATGAACCAGTGTAAACAGTGCCATCAATTTAAAGCAGATGATGACAGTAACGCGGTATTTATGCCCATTGGACCAAAGGCACGTCACCTCAACAAGAGTTATGAATATGCTGATGGCGCGATGAACCAATTGACCAAATGGGAAGCGCTAGGAATATTACAAGGTGTTCCTGAGTTAGATACTGTGCCAATGGTGCCTCAATACCAAGACGGTGATGAAGCCAATATTGATTCAATGTCAGACACTGAGCTTATGGCTGCAGCTAAAGGATACTTAGATATTAACTGCGCCCATTGTCACCGACCTGAAGGTAATGCTTCAAATACCGGCTTAAAACTTGAGTACTGGCGCAGTTATGCTGAAGATGCAGGTTTCTCTCACGGTACTTGTAAGTCTCCTGTCGCATACGGCGGCGGAAGCTTAGGCTTTGATGTGGTTCCAGGCAATCCTGAAGAGTCGATCTTACATTTCCGCATGGAAACCAATGAACCAGGCGATAGAATGCCTGAAATTGGCCGCAGCTTGTCCCATGACGAAGGTGTAGCACTCATTAATGAGTGGATTAAACGATTACCCGCTGCAACATGTTCATAG
- a CDS encoding SO2930 family diheme c-type cytochrome, with protein MLGFRSPRIVYFILLSVFISLSACGGGDSKDNNTDSNDDNAAVIPPIDSIPDPEIDPDDVCQQSSTEINWQALMTKDCNNLSDYSLFIESSIPTTSPREPGKSYQLSTELFSNYASKYRFVFLPDNKAMQFQAQTSFDFPVGSVLVKTFALPFDTQVTTPDNEKLIETRLLIHRETGWTALTYQWQQGQALLSIAGANVMHTMNNQGESISFEYHIPNKAECKICHQVTDKEISRINPIGLKAHLLNRLIPASNGELVNQLSRWSSQGMLNGLPELDSVAQSFALSNDAASLTNRAKGYLDVNCAHCHSADGFASISGLRLNYHIDHSTFEYGVCKQPPGWDGGPKGLAYDIVPGSGERSIVHYRQTLSSPKDRMPPIGREITHNEGAELIKRWIDDMSITAGNCY; from the coding sequence ATGTTAGGTTTCAGATCCCCTCGTATTGTTTACTTCATTCTTTTGTCAGTATTCATTTCACTATCAGCCTGTGGCGGTGGAGATTCAAAAGACAATAATACCGACAGTAATGATGACAACGCTGCTGTTATCCCTCCGATTGATTCAATACCCGATCCTGAAATTGATCCCGATGATGTATGCCAACAAAGCAGCACTGAAATTAACTGGCAAGCCTTAATGACAAAGGACTGTAATAACCTTTCCGACTACAGTTTATTTATTGAATCGAGTATTCCAACCACATCGCCTAGAGAGCCTGGTAAGAGCTATCAACTATCCACTGAGCTTTTCTCAAATTATGCCAGTAAGTATCGTTTTGTTTTCCTGCCTGATAACAAAGCAATGCAGTTCCAAGCACAAACCAGCTTCGATTTTCCTGTAGGCAGCGTACTAGTCAAAACCTTTGCACTCCCTTTTGATACACAAGTCACCACCCCCGATAATGAAAAACTCATAGAAACCCGTTTATTAATCCATCGTGAAACAGGTTGGACTGCGTTAACTTATCAATGGCAACAAGGACAAGCTTTACTGTCAATTGCCGGCGCAAATGTCATGCACACCATGAATAATCAAGGCGAGAGCATTAGCTTTGAATATCACATTCCTAATAAAGCTGAGTGTAAAATATGCCATCAAGTCACTGATAAAGAGATAAGTAGAATCAACCCTATTGGTTTGAAGGCGCATTTGTTGAATCGATTAATCCCAGCATCCAACGGTGAGCTCGTTAACCAACTCAGCAGATGGTCTTCACAGGGAATGTTGAATGGCTTACCTGAATTAGATTCAGTGGCTCAATCTTTTGCGCTCAGTAATGACGCAGCAAGCTTAACCAATAGAGCCAAAGGCTATTTAGATGTTAACTGTGCTCATTGCCATAGCGCTGATGGTTTTGCCAGTATTTCAGGTTTGAGACTGAATTATCATATAGACCACTCCACATTTGAATACGGAGTTTGTAAGCAGCCACCTGGCTGGGATGGCGGTCCAAAAGGACTAGCCTATGATATCGTGCCAGGCAGTGGCGAACGTTCGATAGTTCATTATAGGCAGACGCTATCAAGCCCCAAAGATAGAATGCCACCCATAGGACGTGAAATAACCCACAATGAGGGTGCAGAGTTAATTAAGCGTTGGATTGATGATATGTCGATAACAGCGGGGAACTGCTATTAG
- a CDS encoding ABC transporter permease — protein MEMQLAWRLFKRELMQGQLILIVLAITLAVLSVSGLARVSERLQVAINGEAATFIAADRIIDSPVKIDDKVLAIAESLSVDHVTNMKFNSMVYSGDKFQLVTIKAVGDGYPLRGEIELSSGATQALPKTGQAWFENRLGGLLGYPKTLELGNVELDLSAEISRLPDAGFNPFASSPVLLMRLDDVEATGIIQPGSRVSYVYQFAGNATQLALFEEQVKPLLNNSQRWVDVQSGDSPIASAVKRAERFLLLASLLGIALACAAIGIAAQRYCQRHYDVVAMLKTFGASAKQIRSLFGIHLMLVTVLGIALGLIGGFLLDIGITQFLPAEIAAYSPPYSRPVILGVSTGLISAFMFSAYPLMRLLAIPPLRVLQRQLEGLQLGMWLHLLLSLSAMALLGYLYSRSIELTMTVVLAVLLLGVLLSVLGFVMIRLGHGVGMKTTNPLQLALAGLRRRARENAVQLVGFSSALVLLLTILALRQDLLNEWQKQLPEDAPNYFLVNIAPEDTKPLDDFLDINKIIATDIYPVIRGRLTHINDEELISRDEEKNGQEGRVGISRELNLTYRDTLPPNNEITQGTFNQADDEVSVESGVAERLGLALNDTMTFNMDNRPVTVKVTSFRQVQWETLQPNFFMIFRPKALEGFSYTSMASFHLNDEDLKMAGSDLTANAVVLQLIQQFPTISVIDVGAMVQQLRQIIDQVSLSLTLVLALVLLASALVLIAQTEAGMATRQRELAVLRTFGASGWLLRSATGLEFAILGAIAGILAVIVAEFALYMLKTQVFELVVYMHWPWWAIAPISGAAVVSFLGMWRCRQLLNRSCGELLKAG, from the coding sequence ATGGAGATGCAATTAGCTTGGCGTCTTTTCAAAAGAGAGTTAATGCAAGGGCAACTCATTCTGATTGTTTTAGCCATCACTTTAGCTGTGTTGTCGGTCAGTGGTCTTGCTAGGGTCAGCGAAAGGCTGCAAGTTGCCATTAATGGCGAGGCTGCTACTTTCATTGCCGCAGATCGCATTATCGATTCTCCCGTTAAAATTGATGACAAAGTTTTAGCGATAGCTGAATCGCTATCAGTTGATCATGTGACGAATATGAAGTTTAACTCCATGGTTTACTCTGGAGATAAATTTCAACTCGTTACCATTAAAGCGGTAGGTGATGGATATCCACTTCGCGGTGAAATTGAACTTTCATCAGGGGCCACTCAAGCACTACCGAAAACAGGCCAAGCATGGTTCGAAAATCGTTTAGGTGGTTTGTTGGGATACCCTAAAACACTCGAACTCGGTAATGTTGAGCTGGATTTATCTGCTGAAATAAGCCGTTTACCTGATGCTGGATTTAACCCTTTTGCCTCCTCACCCGTGCTGTTGATGCGCCTAGACGATGTTGAAGCAACAGGGATTATTCAGCCTGGCAGCCGTGTGAGTTATGTTTATCAATTTGCGGGTAATGCTACGCAACTTGCTTTGTTTGAAGAACAAGTCAAACCGCTATTAAATAACAGTCAGCGCTGGGTAGATGTCCAAAGTGGTGATTCACCCATTGCCTCTGCAGTAAAACGCGCTGAACGCTTTTTATTGCTAGCCAGTTTATTGGGTATTGCCCTTGCTTGCGCGGCAATAGGTATTGCTGCACAGCGATACTGCCAACGTCATTATGACGTGGTAGCAATGCTTAAAACCTTCGGGGCTTCAGCTAAACAAATTCGCAGTCTGTTCGGTATTCACCTCATGTTGGTGACAGTACTAGGTATTGCTCTTGGTTTAATCGGCGGCTTTTTATTGGATATCGGTATTACTCAATTTTTACCTGCCGAAATAGCAGCTTATTCTCCGCCTTATAGCCGCCCAGTCATTTTGGGTGTGAGTACGGGCTTAATAAGTGCGTTTATGTTCTCTGCTTATCCGCTGATGCGTTTGCTAGCGATTCCACCTTTGCGTGTACTTCAACGGCAATTAGAAGGCTTGCAGCTTGGCATGTGGTTACACTTATTGCTTAGCTTAAGTGCAATGGCTTTGTTGGGGTATTTGTACTCTCGCAGTATCGAACTCACCATGACAGTGGTGTTGGCAGTATTGTTATTAGGCGTTTTACTCAGTGTACTCGGTTTTGTCATGATTCGTTTAGGTCATGGTGTTGGAATGAAAACTACCAATCCATTGCAACTCGCATTAGCCGGACTTCGCCGCCGAGCGAGAGAAAATGCAGTGCAGCTGGTTGGTTTTAGTAGTGCGCTAGTGTTGTTGTTAACCATTTTAGCATTAAGACAAGATTTGCTTAATGAATGGCAAAAGCAATTACCTGAAGATGCGCCTAACTATTTCTTAGTTAATATTGCTCCTGAAGATACCAAACCATTAGATGACTTCTTAGATATCAACAAAATAATTGCTACTGATATTTATCCGGTGATCCGTGGCCGTTTAACCCATATTAATGATGAAGAACTGATCTCCAGGGACGAAGAAAAGAATGGCCAAGAAGGGCGTGTCGGAATATCAAGAGAATTAAACCTGACTTATCGTGACACCTTGCCACCGAACAATGAGATTACCCAAGGCACGTTCAATCAGGCTGATGACGAAGTGTCTGTAGAATCTGGCGTCGCTGAAAGATTAGGGTTAGCGCTTAACGATACCATGACCTTTAATATGGATAATCGGCCTGTGACTGTTAAAGTGACCAGTTTTAGACAGGTTCAGTGGGAAACCTTGCAACCCAACTTCTTCATGATTTTTAGGCCTAAGGCACTTGAAGGTTTTTCATACACGTCTATGGCAAGTTTTCATTTAAATGATGAAGACTTGAAAATGGCGGGCAGCGACTTAACTGCAAATGCGGTGGTACTGCAGCTGATACAGCAGTTTCCGACTATTTCAGTCATCGATGTTGGCGCTATGGTGCAACAACTCAGGCAGATTATTGACCAGGTTTCACTGTCATTAACTTTAGTATTAGCACTCGTTTTACTGGCAAGTGCACTAGTGTTGATTGCCCAAACTGAAGCAGGAATGGCAACAAGGCAACGAGAACTTGCGGTGCTGCGTACATTTGGTGCATCTGGGTGGTTGCTGCGATCCGCTACAGGGCTCGAGTTTGCCATTTTAGGTGCTATTGCAGGCATTCTTGCGGTCATCGTTGCTGAATTTGCCTTGTATATGCTTAAAACCCAAGTGTTTGAACTGGTGGTTTATATGCATTGGCCTTGGTGGGCAATAGCTCCTATCTCGGGTGCTGCAGTGGTGTCATTCTTAGGGATGTGGCGCTGTAGACAGCTATTAAACCGTTCTTGTGGAGAGCTTCTTAAAGCGGGTTAG
- a CDS encoding arylesterase, with protein MLNAAFILVVVSTFSVATPSYAATILILGDSLSAGYGMSEEQGWVQLLRNDLTEHQIINGSVSGETTAGGLRRLPNLLASSDIDLVVIELGGNDGLRGFPPNKLKSNLTKIIELSQDNGAQVLLTEIMVPPNYGPRYTNMFNSVYHELSDQFDITLVPFFMLEIAPNPELMQRDGIHPNQDAQPQITQWMSPWIKDALKK; from the coding sequence CTGCTAAATGCGGCCTTCATCTTGGTTGTTGTTTCAACATTCTCTGTTGCAACACCTAGCTATGCTGCCACGATTTTGATCTTAGGTGATAGTTTAAGTGCTGGTTACGGTATGTCGGAAGAGCAAGGTTGGGTACAATTGTTACGTAATGACCTCACCGAACATCAAATTATTAATGGCTCAGTTAGCGGTGAAACAACCGCAGGAGGTTTACGTAGACTCCCTAATTTACTGGCTTCTAGCGACATTGACCTTGTTGTTATCGAGCTTGGTGGTAACGACGGATTACGTGGTTTCCCACCGAATAAATTGAAATCAAATCTTACAAAAATCATTGAGTTGTCACAAGACAACGGCGCACAAGTGTTACTCACTGAGATTATGGTGCCACCCAATTATGGCCCTCGATATACAAATATGTTCAATAGTGTCTATCATGAGTTATCGGACCAATTTGATATCACGCTGGTGCCATTTTTTATGTTAGAAATTGCGCCTAATCCTGAATTAATGCAACGTGATGGCATTCATCCTAACCAAGACGCACAACCTCAAATTACGCAATGGATGAGCCCATGGATCAAAGATGCGCTAAAAAAGTAA
- a CDS encoding AraC family transcriptional regulator, producing the protein MQRELGYKANMMVGDQCYPAFELRNLLSFITQHLGGSVAADTYQKIGLGPQELNAMQFVYVWQVEFAMEVLRTSSKDPEIGARLGTSYQVASLDVLLPFFDKFTALNECLQFVIKNPDLAGSFADTLIRFDETKLWVRWVNTGKVDAEKFSFQFQHSVCALLGVARQLVDIPINIDEIHFAQPQCDMPFLSHETGANIIFDCDFYEWGIDIALLSTPLAFQFEQNTTDAIVPDGVSFIDKVLNDIRLGMPKPPKLEQLAEKQHMSDRSLRRKLSAAGTSYQKLVDQVRCQAAINLILADELTVEEISEALGYGDVSHFRQSFKHWLGHPPGHFLRINQAN; encoded by the coding sequence ATGCAAAGAGAATTAGGCTATAAAGCAAATATGATGGTGGGTGACCAATGCTATCCCGCCTTTGAATTACGCAATTTGCTTAGTTTTATTACACAGCATCTCGGTGGCAGTGTTGCTGCTGATACCTACCAAAAAATAGGTTTAGGTCCACAAGAACTCAATGCCATGCAGTTTGTTTATGTATGGCAAGTCGAGTTTGCTATGGAGGTCTTACGAACAAGCTCAAAAGATCCTGAAATTGGCGCTCGATTGGGCACCAGTTACCAAGTTGCCAGTCTTGATGTGTTACTGCCATTCTTTGATAAATTCACGGCCCTGAATGAATGCTTACAGTTTGTCATTAAAAATCCTGACTTAGCCGGAAGCTTCGCTGATACGTTAATCCGCTTTGATGAAACTAAACTTTGGGTTAGATGGGTCAATACCGGTAAAGTCGATGCCGAAAAGTTCTCGTTTCAATTTCAACATAGTGTTTGTGCGCTGTTAGGTGTCGCTAGGCAATTAGTTGATATCCCGATAAATATTGATGAAATTCATTTTGCTCAACCGCAATGTGACATGCCTTTTTTAAGTCATGAAACGGGGGCTAACATAATCTTTGATTGTGATTTTTATGAGTGGGGCATTGATATTGCTTTACTCAGTACGCCGTTAGCTTTTCAATTTGAACAAAATACAACAGATGCAATTGTTCCTGATGGTGTGTCATTCATTGATAAAGTGCTAAACGATATTCGTTTAGGTATGCCTAAGCCGCCTAAATTAGAGCAATTAGCTGAAAAACAACATATGAGTGATAGAAGCTTACGACGAAAATTATCAGCTGCGGGCACCAGTTATCAAAAACTGGTGGATCAAGTGCGCTGCCAAGCGGCAATTAATTTAATTTTGGCTGACGAACTAACAGTTGAAGAGATATCAGAGGCACTGGGTTATGGTGATGTTAGTCATTTTAGGCAAAGTTTTAAACATTGGCTTGGTCATCCTCCAGGACACTTCTTGCGGATAAACCAAGCTAACTGA